A section of the Clostridium omnivorum genome encodes:
- the remA gene encoding extracellular matrix/biofilm regulator RemA, with product MSIKLINIGFGNIVSANRLVAIVSPESAPIKRIIQEARDRGMLIDATYGRRTRAVIVTDSDHVILSAVQPETVAHRLTSKDDVDVDEVDE from the coding sequence ATGAGTATAAAGTTGATAAACATAGGTTTTGGCAATATTGTATCAGCTAATAGATTAGTTGCTATTGTAAGCCCAGAATCTGCACCTATTAAGAGGATAATCCAAGAAGCACGTGATAGAGGTATGCTAATTGATGCAACCTATGGAAGAAGAACGAGAGCAGTTATTGTTACAGATAGTGATCATGTTATACTCTCAGCAGTTCAACCAGAGACTGTAGCCCACAGACTTACTTCTAAAGACGATGTAGATGTTGATGAGGTTGATGAATAA